Genomic DNA from Nitrospinota bacterium:
CCGTAGCCTTCTCCCACGTAGCCGTCAACCAACTCCATCGCTTCGGGCCCGCCACCTACATTCAGCCCGAGGTGGACTCGGGCCTCTTCGAGAATGGAGCCGATGATGCGGGTAAAGGTTTCGGCGTCGTCGCAGACGGGGATCCCCACGACGGCGGGCCGGAAGCCGTAGAGGGCTTGGCCCATGAGGAGGCCCGCTGACGTTCCTCCACTGCCCACGGCGTGGATTACTGAGTCGAAGGAGAGCCCATCTCGCTCGCACTGGCCCATGACTTCGGGCACCCAGTGGGCGTAGCCGCACGCCCCGAGAGCGTTCGAGCCCCCGTCCGGTATGAGGTAGGGCCGTCGTCCCGA
This window encodes:
- a CDS encoding pyridoxal-phosphate dependent enzyme, with protein sequence SGRRPYLIPDGGSNALGACGYAHWVPEVMGQCERDGLSFDSVIHAVGSGGTSAGLLMGQALYGFRPAVVGIPVCDDAETFTRIIGSILEEARVHLGLNVGGGPEAMELVDGYVGEGYGKNRPVEWSALVEVARTEGLLLDPVYTGKAFFGLLKELESDPARFGRRILFIHTGGLFALFPKEPELREWLRD